In Trichocoleus desertorum NBK24, the following are encoded in one genomic region:
- a CDS encoding type II toxin-antitoxin system RelE/ParE family toxin has product MTKRIFIRPQASQDLEDHFAYITQNNSEAALKFFDAARLTIAQIARNSGIGSLYRTQNPRLQGLRKWAVKDFRKYLIFYFDREGSIEVVRILYAARDIAKILENET; this is encoded by the coding sequence ATGACTAAACGAATTTTTATTCGGCCTCAAGCTAGCCAAGATCTAGAAGATCACTTTGCTTACATCACTCAAAACAACAGTGAAGCTGCACTCAAGTTTTTTGATGCGGCACGCTTAACAATCGCGCAGATTGCGAGAAATTCAGGTATTGGCAGTCTTTATCGAACCCAAAACCCACGTTTACAGGGGTTACGCAAGTGGGCAGTAAAAGATTTTAGAAAATATCTGATCTTCTATTTCGATCGCGAGGGTTCTATAGAAGTTGTGCGAATTCTCTACGCTGCACGAGACATTGCCAAAATCTTAGAGAACGAGACATAG